In Paenibacillus algicola, a genomic segment contains:
- a CDS encoding HNH endonuclease, with protein sequence MPEIFEKEPSDNQAESLLKLLPFESILMKALNNKVDRVITSKSKSYSRNDAVSVVTKLVANGICQLCDQPAPFSDSHGHPFLESHHIVWRSNNGPDILENTAALCPNCHRKMHVLALKGNVDKLKLRATRNYRDLI encoded by the coding sequence ATGCCAGAAATTTTCGAGAAAGAACCTTCCGATAACCAAGCGGAATCACTCCTCAAATTGTTGCCTTTTGAAAGCATACTAATGAAAGCACTAAACAATAAAGTAGATCGAGTTATAACTTCTAAATCCAAGTCCTATAGCAGAAATGACGCGGTAAGTGTTGTTACCAAATTAGTTGCGAATGGTATCTGCCAATTGTGCGACCAACCCGCTCCTTTTAGTGATTCTCATGGACATCCGTTCCTTGAATCTCATCACATAGTTTGGCGATCTAATAATGGACCTGACATTTTAGAAAACACGGCTGCACTTTGCCCAAATTGTCATCGAAAAATGCATGTTCTTGCTCTTAAAGGAAATGTGGACAAATTAAAGTTAAGAGCGACTAGAAATTATAGAGATTTAATTTAA